DNA from bacterium:
AAGGGATAAAGAATTTGCCAGGGGGTTTGAAGAGGGTTATGAGCAATTTAAGATTGGAATAATCCTTCGTCAAGCACGCGAGTCTGCAGGGTTAACACAGGAAGAATTGTGAACAGACTAAAAACCAAAAAGATGACTGTGATTGTGATATAAATAGGAGGAATGAAAATAGAAGAGATGAATATATACGAGATAGAGCTATCTGTTAAGATAGGGAATATTACCCTAAAAAACCCTGTTATCCCTGCATCAGGGACATTTGGAATAGAATACGAAGATATAGTCCCCATTGATAAACTTGGTGCAATAATTACAAAGGGAATAACCCTGAAGCCAAAAGAGGGAAATAAGCCTCCAAGGATATTTGAGACAAGATTTGGTCTTTTAAATAGCATAGGCCTTGAGAATCCAGGGATAGATGTATTTTTAAAGGAGACCCTTCCAAGGCTTAAAAGATATAACATCCCCATTATTGCAAATATTGCAGGAGAATCTATAGAGGAGTATGAGGAGCTTGCTAAAATCCTTAACAAGGAGGTTTCTGGGCTTGAGGTAAATATATCCTGTCCAAATGTAGCTAAGGGGGGGATTGAGTTTGGACAAGAGCCAGATGTTGTGTTCTCTTTGGTTTCAAAAATAAGAAAAGCAACAAATCTTACAATAATTGTAAAGCTTACGCCGAATGTCTCTTTTATAAAACCTATTGCAAAGGCTTGCGAAGATAGTGGTGCTGATGCTATTTCCCTTATCAATACAATAAAAGGCTTGGCGATAGATGTTGAAAAACAAAAGCCTGTGATATTTGGAGGTCTTTCTGGCCCTTGCATAAAGCCTGTTGCCTTAAGGATGGTCTGGGAGGCTTATAATTCTGTTTCAATTCCTATAATTGGCATTGGTGGGATAAGTAATACAGGGGATGCTATTGAGTTCTTCCTGGCAGGTGCATCCTGCATCCAGATTGGAACAGCAAATTTTATTGACCCCTTGTCTTGTATAAAAATAATAGATGGGATAAGGGATTATATGATAGAGAAAAAAATTCCCAATATGGATTTCTTTAAAAAAAGAAGGGATGAATTTTAAGGAAGGGGAGAATATCCTTTTTCTTTTTTCATCCCTTCTAATTAAGTATAATTGAATATTTCCCATTTTTCAGTGCCTCCAAGCACACTTTTGAAAGAATCTGTATTTTG
Protein-coding regions in this window:
- a CDS encoding dihydroorotate dehydrogenase; this encodes MELSVKIGNITLKNPVIPASGTFGIEYEDIVPIDKLGAIITKGITLKPKEGNKPPRIFETRFGLLNSIGLENPGIDVFLKETLPRLKRYNIPIIANIAGESIEEYEELAKILNKEVSGLEVNISCPNVAKGGIEFGQEPDVVFSLVSKIRKATNLTIIVKLTPNVSFIKPIAKACEDSGADAISLINTIKGLAIDVEKQKPVIFGGLSGPCIKPVALRMVWEAYNSVSIPIIGIGGISNTGDAIEFFLAGASCIQIGTANFIDPLSCIKIIDGIRDYMIEKKIPNMDFFKKRRDEF